A window of the Corallococcus exiguus genome harbors these coding sequences:
- a CDS encoding SDR family NAD(P)-dependent oxidoreductase, producing MAERMRLQGRTAVVTGAASGIGRAIAVCLARKGCHLALADVNEAGLAETADLARAPELRISRHRLDVSDKEAVESFPEKVTAEHPGVDLLFNNAGVALGGSFEQVSSDDFEWLFGINFWGVVRLSRAFLPLLRQSDDARLVNLSSVFGLVAPPGQVAYAASKFAVRGFSEGLRHELEGTTVGVTVVHPGGVATSIAASARVPTGATDEEVSRRRKSFQKMLRLPAEAAGDIIVRGVEAREQRILVGKDAVALAMLARVFPVSYWKLLAPRLRA from the coding sequence GTGGCTGAGCGCATGCGGCTTCAAGGCAGGACGGCGGTCGTCACGGGCGCGGCGAGCGGCATCGGCCGGGCCATCGCGGTCTGCCTGGCGCGCAAGGGCTGTCACCTCGCGCTCGCGGACGTGAACGAAGCGGGGCTCGCCGAAACAGCGGACCTCGCGCGAGCGCCGGAGCTGCGCATCAGCCGTCACCGGCTCGACGTGTCCGACAAGGAGGCCGTGGAGTCCTTCCCGGAGAAGGTGACGGCGGAGCATCCCGGGGTCGACCTGCTCTTCAACAACGCGGGCGTCGCGCTTGGAGGCTCCTTCGAACAGGTGAGCAGCGACGACTTCGAGTGGCTGTTCGGCATCAACTTCTGGGGTGTGGTGCGCCTGAGCCGCGCCTTCCTGCCCTTGCTGCGCCAGAGCGACGACGCGCGGCTGGTGAACCTCTCCAGCGTCTTCGGGCTGGTGGCCCCGCCGGGACAGGTGGCCTACGCGGCGAGCAAGTTCGCCGTCCGAGGCTTCTCCGAGGGCCTGCGCCACGAGTTGGAGGGCACCACCGTGGGCGTCACCGTGGTGCACCCGGGCGGCGTCGCGACGTCCATCGCCGCGAGCGCCCGGGTCCCCACCGGCGCGACGGACGAGGAGGTCTCCCGCCGCCGCAAGTCCTTCCAGAAGATGCTGCGGCTCCCGGCGGAGGCCGCGGGCGACATCATCGTCCGAGGGGTCGAAGCGCGCGAGCAGCGCATCCTCGTCGGCAAGGACGCCGTGGCGCTGGCGATGCTCGCCCGCGTCTTCCCCGTGTCGTACTGGAAGCTGCTCGCCCCGCGCCTCCGCGCCTGA
- a CDS encoding DUF2267 domain-containing protein codes for MATPVPPDTHAVPVKARDESLELQPFLDEIQGDAVMHSQGLEAREAASAVFCSLARRLSDGEDVKLYRALPGGIGTILGACAVHRGPSRAKRIGRDEFITDVADHLNIKPDQAFRVVTAVFTAVRDRIPEDEVAAVASQLPADLGDLFRRPV; via the coding sequence ATGGCCACGCCTGTTCCTCCCGACACCCACGCCGTGCCCGTCAAGGCGCGGGACGAGTCGCTCGAGCTCCAGCCCTTCCTGGATGAAATCCAGGGGGACGCCGTCATGCACAGCCAGGGCCTGGAGGCCCGGGAGGCCGCCAGCGCGGTGTTCTGCTCGCTCGCCCGGCGGCTGTCGGATGGCGAGGACGTGAAGCTCTACCGAGCGCTGCCCGGCGGCATCGGCACCATCCTGGGGGCCTGCGCGGTGCACCGGGGACCTTCACGCGCCAAGCGCATTGGCCGCGATGAGTTCATCACCGACGTGGCGGACCACCTGAACATCAAACCCGACCAGGCCTTCCGCGTCGTCACCGCGGTGTTCACCGCCGTGCGCGACCGCATCCCCGAGGACGAGGTCGCCGCCGTGGCGTCGCAGCTGCCCGCGGACCTGGGCGACCTGTTCCGCAGGCCTGTCTGA